The following DNA comes from Syntrophobacterales bacterium.
TGCCTTTGCAGGAATTGCGACATGCCCGGCATTTAAGCCAGGAACAACTGGCACAGACATTATCTGTCAAGCAAGCTGCTGTATCAAAGATGGTATTCATATAGATGCCGACTCATTTCCCTGAATATTTTTCGATATGCCTTACGTTTCATAGTGGTATTCATCCGGGAATAGTGATAGTTAAAATGCGCCATATTTAACCATCAGTAGAAATTGCGGGTATATAACCATGCGTGATTGCACTTTGTGATGATTATCGAGACCCCATTGCTTATAGGAGAGCGAGGTTTTTCACGGGGACATGCCTGGAAGCTGCCGGCCAAGGAAATTGCCGCACGCAACTATAACCTGGACTGCAAAAATCCCCACGAGGTGGTCGTGAATCACCGCTATCCGGAAGTGCTGATGCAGGAGTATCTGGAGATCGCCAGGCAACTTGCAGCCGCGCAAACCGCCTTGAAACAGGAACTGATGCAGGTCGCAAAGTACGCCGACACGACGCGCGTCAATCTGATCGAAAATCGGGATTTCGGCAAATGTTCTCTCGTCAAGGCCTTGAAAGGCATTCTGGATCGCATGGCGGTGGAAAACACCATCTTCACGAAGATCGGGTATCCCCTGCGAAAAGAACAAGAGATGATCGATTCGACGGCCATGCGCGAGGCGGTGGTGAATGCCGTTGTCCATAACGATTACTCCTACGGCGGTGCACCCAAGTTTGAATTCTTTTCGGACAGGCTGGAAATAACCTCTATGGGTGGTCTGCCCTATGGCGTGGATTCGGAAGATTTTTTCAGCGGGTTTTCCGTGCCACGAAACAAAGAGATCATGCGGGTTTCCCGAGATCTGGAGATTGTCGAGCAGTTGGGTTCGGGTATCCCTCGTATCCTGAAAACTTATGGAAGAGAGGCCTTTGAGATTCGCAAGAGCCTCCTGCGGGTGGTCTTCCATTACACAATACCCGTTTCCAGGGTGAAAAACACAAGTCAACAAGCTGTTATACCTGAGAAGGCGTCGGGGAAAACGTTGGTAGATGGGTTGGTAGCAAGGTTGGCAGATGGGTTGGCGGAAAGCCAGCGCCTGATGCTTGAACTCATTGCCGAGAATCCGCGTATTTCCAAAAGGGCGATGGCGGAAAAAATCGGCATCAGCACCACAGCCATCGATAAAAATATAGCGGCATTGAAAACGAAAGGCCTGCTCACGCGCATCGGCTCTAACAAAAGCGGTCACTGGAAGGTGGTGGCTGATCGCCATGAATAAGCCTTCCTCTGCCATGCAATTACTGGAAAAGCACTTTGATACCGCCTTTGCCGCGCCCGAGGGCATCAAAAAACTGCGCGAACTGATCCTATCCTCCGGGAAAGCGACTTTTCCACAAGTTGTGCGATTTGTTTTTCTATTGAGCCAATTGCAAAACCATTGGTCATTCCCGAATGTCTCTATCGGGAATATGGTTTTTTCAAGCAGTTAGAACCAGATTCCCGCTCAGAATCGTTGCGGGAATGACAAGAATGGGGAGTTTTGCAATTGCCTCTATTGATTCGTCTAAACGAGGCACTAAAACTTGTCCGGCATCACGAGGGGCGAGGTGGCCATTTGTTGAGCCTGTGATCCAGAGGAAGAATTGCAACTGCCCAACCTTATGGTACAGAGCAGCCGATCCGGCAAAACTTGACAATGTTTGAAATTTACCTGTTTGAAATTTACATTGACAAGGACGTTGCGAACGGGGCAATATGCCCGGACTTTTTGAGGGCGAGGAGAGGATAATGGCGGAAATAGAGCAGAATGATAATATGGATACCGAAGACGTAGGCGGGGAGAAGAGTTTTGCCGAGCTTTTCAATGAAAGCGGCGCCATCCAGGGGCGTTTTGCCCCCGGGGAGCGCGTGGACGCGGTGGTGGTAAAAATTACCCCGGAATGGGTTTTTATCGACATCGGCGGGAAAAACGAGGGCTATCTGGACATCAAGGAATTCCTTGACGCCGACGGGAATGTCGCGATCAAGGAAGGGGCTACCGTCCGGGCCTACTTTCTCTACTCCAAAAATAACGAGAAGCTCTTTTCGACCAAGATAGGCAAGGGCGATGCGGGGCGGGCCTTTCTCGAAGACGCGGCGCAAAGCGGCATGCCCGTGGAGGGCTTGGTCGAAAAAGAGGTCAAGGGCGGCTTTGATGTCCGCATTGCCGGTGACGTCCGCGCCTTTTGTCCCTTTTCCCAGACTGGGCTTTTCCGCGTTGACACGCCTGCCGATCTTGTCGGCCAGCGTTTGAGTTTCCGAATCATCGAATATGCCGAAAACGGTCGGAACATCATTGTTTCCCGCCGGGCGCTGCTCGAAGAGGAGCGGGCAAAAAACAAGGACCTCCTGAAGGAGTCGCTCCGCGAGGGGGCGCTGGTCAACGGAACGGTGGTTTCGTTGCAGAAATACGGCGCCTTTGTCGATATCGGCGGCGTGCAGGCGCTGCTCCCCATCTCCGAGATTGCCTGGGGGCATGTTGACGACATAGCCGAAAAGCTGGTCGTTGGCCAGCAGATCGAGGCGTCGGTACTGAAGATGGATTGGGAAAACGACAGGATTTCCCTCAGTCTCAAGTCGATCCTGCCCGATCCGTGGGAGCAGGCGGAGCGGGACTTCCCGATTGGGATGACCACGACCGGGACGGTGGCGCGACTTACCAAGTTCGGGGCATTCGTAACGCTTTCGCCCGGGGTGGACGGCCTCGTGCATATTTCCCGGATTGGGCGCGGCAAGCGGATATCCCATCCTTCCGAGGTATTGAAAGAAGGGCAGGCCCTGGAAGTCAGGGTAGAAAAAATTGATCGGGAAGCCAAGCGGATATCCCTTGTCCCGGCCGACGAGGTTGCCGAAAGCGCGGGAGACTACAAAAAGGAGGAACCGGATGATTTCCGAAAGTATCTGGTCAAGGACTCCGGGGCCTTAGGCTCACTTGGCGACCTGCTGCAGAAAAAACTGGGCGCAAAAAAGGGTGCCTGAAAGTCGACGTGACGATATGCCGTCAGCTGCCGCTCTGGAGATAAAGGTAAAAAATGCCCCCCGTTCGCCGGGCGTCTATCTCATGAAGGATGAGAAGGGGGCGGTAATATATGTCGGGAAGGCCCGGGATCTGAGGATGCGGATCCGCGCCTACTTCTCGCAAACCGACGCGCGGGCGATGATCCCGTTTCTGGTATCCCGGATCAGGGATATCGAATTCATCCTCACCCAGACGGAAAAAGAGGCCCTCATCCTTGAGAATAATGTAATCAAGGAGCATCGCCCTCGCTACAACGTCAATCTTCGCGACGACAAATCGTATTACAATATCCGGATTTATCCCACCGAAGCGTTCCCCCGCTTTCAATTAGTGCGCCGCTCCAAAAAAGACGGCGCCCGTTATTTTGGCCCCTATCCCTCCGGCGGCGCCGCGCGGGAGACGATCCAATTTTTGCAGTCAATTCTGCCTCTCAGGAGCTGTCGGGACCGGGAGCTGAAGATGCGTCGGCGTCCCTGCCTCGAATACGAGATCGGCCGCTGCAGCGCCCCCTGTGTGGGCCTGATCGAGCGCGAGGAATACCATCGCCTGGTGAAAGACGGCATGGCTTTTCTTGAAGGCCGGGCGAAATCCCTCATGGGCGAGCTGCGCACCCGGATGAACGATCTGGCGGAGGGGCTGCATTTCGAGAAAGCGGCAGTTCTGCGGGATCGCATCGCGGCGCTCAATGAGACCCTCGAAAAACAGCGAATGGTCTCCATGGCGGGTCGCAACCGGGATGTATTTGGGCTCTGTCGGGAGGATAATCTGACGCAGGTTGTCCTGCTCTTTGTTCGCGAAGGACGGATGACCGGCAGAAAGACCTTCCCGGTTATACGCCTGCGCGCCGAGACCGGCGAGATAGTTTCTTCATTGCTTACGCAGTACTACGACGGTGCGGTTGAAATCCCCGACGAGATAATGCTGCCTGTGGCGCTCGAAGACGGGGATGTGCTGTCCGAATGGCTCTCTGAAAAGAAGGGGAGAGGGGTGGCGGTTCTTTGCCCGCAGCGGGGAGAGGCGCTGGCCCTGCTCGGAATCGCCGCCAAGAATGCCGAAAGCGCTTTGAAAACAGCGCGGCTGGCCGACGATAAAGCGGAGCTTAATGTTCATAATTCCGAAGAGGCGCTGCGGCTCCTTGCCGAGAAATTAGCACTTTTAAAAATACCAAGGCATATTGAATGCTTCGACATTTCCAACATCAGCGGGCAATATGCCGTCGGTTCGCTGGTCGCCTTTGCCGACGGAGTGCCGGACAAGAAAAACTACCGTCGTTTCCGGATTCGCACCGTATCGGGCGCCGATGACTTCGCGATGATGTACGAAGTGCTCAGCCGCCGTTATCAAAAAAAGGAGCGGCTGCCCGAGCTGATAGTCGTGGATGGCGGAAAGGGACAGTTAGGCGTTGCCGTTGCGGTGTTGAAGGATCTGCAAATCGGGGGGGTGGAGCTGATCGGCCTGGCCAAGGAACGCGACGAAGCGCCTTCCGGCATCTTTCGGCACACAAACAGGACCGGGAAGTCCGCCGCAGATTTGCCCGTGGAAAGCGCGAAAGCGGGAGAGAGCAATAAGCAGGGACAAGGTCGCGTTTTTGCCGCCGCCCGCCGCAATGAATCTCCTGGAAAAAGCGAGGATCGCGTCTTTCTTCCGGGACGTAAGGACCCAATCTATCTCTCCCGCTGGCCGGCCGCCCTTTTTCTGCTCCAGCGGATTCGCGACGAGGCGCACCGCTTTGCCATCACCTATCACAGAAAGCTCAGGCAGAAAGGCGAATTGCAATCGCTGCTGGATAAAATTCCCGGCATCGGCCCCGCACGCAAAAAGGCGCTGCTCGTCTATTTTGGCGATCTCGGAAAAATCCGGCAGGCGTCGGTGGAAGACTTGCTGCGCGTCAAAGGCATCAGTGAAAATGTCGCCCGCCAGATCCTCGCCGTTCTCGACGGCGACCGGGAACCTGGTGGTTGACTTCTTTTTTGTTGTAATGTTTCTAATAATTTGTAATATGCCTTGCGGTCAGTAAATTATTCAAAGAAGAAAAAAAATATTTCAGCGCCGGTTCTGTGCACGGCCATTGTCAGCGGTGCAGATCTGATGATTGATGCGGATATTTTGTTGAGGAGATATCTATAGCTATGAAAAAGCTGCCGAAGGAAATTCTCAACTACTTTGCCACCTTCACCGAAACCCGGTTTAATTTCCGGCGGCTCATCAATTATAAATGGACGAACAATGAACTGACGCTCGATCTCTCGCTTTTCCCGACATTTCAGACACGGCTACTTCAAAAAATCAAAACCGGCGACCTCTCGCCTGTTACCATAAAGCAAAATGAATATACCATTGTGATCAGCAAGGAAGTACTCCAGCTTGACGTCGAAGCTCTGCTGCAAAACAAAGTCAATAAATCCTATTTGGACAAATGTTTGACCGACGAATACGCCCTGATTGCCCAAAACAAGGCTTTCATTGCAGATCAGAGGTGCGAAATCGTGCCGGAAGAAGATGATCCGGCTGGGCATGAATTACTGACACGGCA
Coding sequences within:
- a CDS encoding helix-turn-helix domain-containing protein, encoding MKPAAQVKAAEKTKALLNAMPLQELRHARHLSQEQLAQTLSVKQAAVSKMVFI
- a CDS encoding winged helix-turn-helix transcriptional regulator — encoded protein: MLIGERGFSRGHAWKLPAKEIAARNYNLDCKNPHEVVVNHRYPEVLMQEYLEIARQLAAAQTALKQELMQVAKYADTTRVNLIENRDFGKCSLVKALKGILDRMAVENTIFTKIGYPLRKEQEMIDSTAMREAVVNAVVHNDYSYGGAPKFEFFSDRLEITSMGGLPYGVDSEDFFSGFSVPRNKEIMRVSRDLEIVEQLGSGIPRILKTYGREAFEIRKSLLRVVFHYTIPVSRVKNTSQQAVIPEKASGKTLVDGLVARLADGLAESQRLMLELIAENPRISKRAMAEKIGISTTAIDKNIAALKTKGLLTRIGSNKSGHWKVVADRHE
- the rpsA gene encoding 30S ribosomal protein S1, yielding MAEIEQNDNMDTEDVGGEKSFAELFNESGAIQGRFAPGERVDAVVVKITPEWVFIDIGGKNEGYLDIKEFLDADGNVAIKEGATVRAYFLYSKNNEKLFSTKIGKGDAGRAFLEDAAQSGMPVEGLVEKEVKGGFDVRIAGDVRAFCPFSQTGLFRVDTPADLVGQRLSFRIIEYAENGRNIIVSRRALLEEERAKNKDLLKESLREGALVNGTVVSLQKYGAFVDIGGVQALLPISEIAWGHVDDIAEKLVVGQQIEASVLKMDWENDRISLSLKSILPDPWEQAERDFPIGMTTTGTVARLTKFGAFVTLSPGVDGLVHISRIGRGKRISHPSEVLKEGQALEVRVEKIDREAKRISLVPADEVAESAGDYKKEEPDDFRKYLVKDSGALGSLGDLLQKKLGAKKGA
- the uvrC gene encoding excinuclease ABC subunit UvrC, with product MPESRRDDMPSAAALEIKVKNAPRSPGVYLMKDEKGAVIYVGKARDLRMRIRAYFSQTDARAMIPFLVSRIRDIEFILTQTEKEALILENNVIKEHRPRYNVNLRDDKSYYNIRIYPTEAFPRFQLVRRSKKDGARYFGPYPSGGAARETIQFLQSILPLRSCRDRELKMRRRPCLEYEIGRCSAPCVGLIEREEYHRLVKDGMAFLEGRAKSLMGELRTRMNDLAEGLHFEKAAVLRDRIAALNETLEKQRMVSMAGRNRDVFGLCREDNLTQVVLLFVREGRMTGRKTFPVIRLRAETGEIVSSLLTQYYDGAVEIPDEIMLPVALEDGDVLSEWLSEKKGRGVAVLCPQRGEALALLGIAAKNAESALKTARLADDKAELNVHNSEEALRLLAEKLALLKIPRHIECFDISNISGQYAVGSLVAFADGVPDKKNYRRFRIRTVSGADDFAMMYEVLSRRYQKKERLPELIVVDGGKGQLGVAVAVLKDLQIGGVELIGLAKERDEAPSGIFRHTNRTGKSAADLPVESAKAGESNKQGQGRVFAAARRNESPGKSEDRVFLPGRKDPIYLSRWPAALFLLQRIRDEAHRFAITYHRKLRQKGELQSLLDKIPGIGPARKKALLVYFGDLGKIRQASVEDLLRVKGISENVARQILAVLDGDREPGG